A single window of Streptomyces sudanensis DNA harbors:
- a CDS encoding DUF6328 family protein: protein MEQRGDRYETPKEQADRRWTELLQEIRVAQTGVQILFGFLLTVVFAPRFADLSDVNRTIYITTVVLGATATGALIGPVSLHRLVSGRSIKPQTVVWASRMTFTGLVLLLATMVSSLFLILRVATHDGYVPWLVSGVALWYLLWWFVLPLWARHRYTTRD, encoded by the coding sequence GTGGAGCAGAGAGGGGACCGGTACGAGACGCCGAAGGAGCAGGCGGACCGCCGGTGGACCGAGCTGCTCCAGGAGATCCGGGTCGCGCAGACGGGGGTGCAGATCCTGTTCGGCTTCCTGCTGACGGTGGTCTTCGCGCCCCGCTTCGCCGACCTGTCGGACGTGAACCGCACGATCTACATCACGACGGTCGTCCTGGGCGCGACGGCGACGGGCGCCCTGATAGGCCCCGTGTCGCTCCACCGCCTGGTGTCGGGCCGCAGCATCAAGCCACAGACGGTGGTGTGGGCGTCGCGGATGACGTTCACGGGGCTGGTGCTGCTGCTGGCGACGATGGTGTCGTCGCTGTTCCTGATCCTGCGGGTGGCGACGCACGACGGCTACGTGCCGTGGCTGGTGTCGGGAGTGGCGCTGTGGTACCTGCTGTGGTGGTTCGTGCTGCCGCTGTGGGCCCGGCACCGCTACACGACGCGTGACTGA
- a CDS encoding ATP-dependent DNA ligase, translating to MLLARLADVSEQVAATPARSRKTAALAELFSATPPAEVPLVIAYLAGRIPQGRIGVGWSTLREPVAPADRATLTVADADAALTALADVAGPGSQAERRRLVHGLMAAATAPEQRFLLRLLTGEIRQGALDAVALEGVAAAARAPAADVRRAVMLDGSLPRVAAALLAEGPAALERFRLRVGTPVQPMLAHTAASVADALAALGPCAVEEKLDGVRVQVHRTGDEVRIYTRSLDDITDRLPEVRAAARDVPGDEFVLDGEVIALDASGRPAPFQETASRVGSRTDVTAAAAARPVSPVFFDVLAADGAVLLDLPGRERHARLARLLPEELRVRRTVVTDPADPGQRRAAEAFFADTLDRGHEGVLVKALDAPYGAGRRGRSWLKVKPVHTLDLVVLAAEWGHGRRTGLLSNLHLGARTADGGFAMLGKTFKGLTDTMLRWQTDRLRELAVSDDGSTVRVRPELVVEIAYDGLQRSPRYPAGVTLRFARVVRHRPDKPAAQADTVDRVLAGPQSRVV from the coding sequence ATGCTCCTGGCCCGACTCGCAGACGTGTCCGAGCAGGTCGCCGCCACTCCGGCGCGCTCCCGCAAGACCGCCGCACTGGCGGAGCTGTTCTCCGCGACCCCGCCGGCGGAGGTCCCCCTCGTCATCGCCTACCTCGCGGGCCGGATCCCCCAGGGCCGCATCGGTGTCGGCTGGAGCACCCTGCGGGAACCGGTCGCGCCCGCGGACCGCGCCACCCTCACCGTCGCCGACGCGGACGCCGCGCTGACCGCGCTCGCCGATGTCGCGGGGCCCGGCTCCCAGGCGGAGCGGCGGCGCCTGGTCCACGGCCTCATGGCCGCCGCCACCGCCCCCGAGCAGCGGTTCCTCCTGCGGCTCCTCACCGGCGAGATCCGGCAGGGGGCGCTGGACGCCGTGGCCCTGGAGGGCGTCGCCGCCGCGGCCCGGGCCCCGGCCGCCGACGTACGCCGCGCGGTGATGCTCGACGGGTCCCTGCCGAGGGTCGCCGCCGCCCTCCTCGCCGAGGGCCCGGCCGCACTGGAGCGGTTCCGGCTCCGCGTCGGCACGCCCGTCCAGCCGATGCTCGCCCACACCGCGGCGAGCGTCGCCGACGCGCTCGCCGCGCTCGGGCCGTGCGCCGTGGAGGAGAAGCTCGACGGCGTCCGCGTCCAGGTGCACCGCACCGGCGACGAGGTGCGGATCTACACCCGTTCCCTCGACGACATCACCGACCGGCTGCCGGAGGTCCGCGCCGCCGCCCGCGACGTCCCCGGCGACGAGTTCGTCCTGGACGGCGAGGTGATCGCGCTGGACGCCTCGGGCCGGCCCGCCCCGTTCCAGGAGACCGCCTCCCGCGTGGGCTCGCGCACCGACGTGACCGCGGCCGCGGCGGCCCGCCCCGTGTCACCGGTGTTCTTCGACGTCCTCGCCGCGGACGGCGCCGTCCTGCTGGACCTGCCGGGCCGGGAGCGGCACGCCCGCCTCGCCCGCCTCCTCCCCGAGGAGCTGCGCGTCCGGCGGACCGTGGTCACCGACCCCGCCGACCCGGGGCAGCGCCGCGCCGCCGAGGCGTTCTTCGCCGACACCCTCGACCGGGGCCACGAAGGCGTCCTCGTCAAGGCGCTCGACGCGCCCTACGGCGCGGGACGGCGGGGACGCTCCTGGCTGAAGGTGAAACCGGTCCACACCCTCGACCTGGTCGTCCTCGCCGCCGAGTGGGGGCACGGCCGGCGCACCGGGCTGCTGTCCAACCTCCACCTCGGGGCCCGGACCGCCGACGGCGGCTTCGCGATGCTCGGCAAGACCTTCAAGGGCCTCACGGACACGATGCTGCGCTGGCAGACCGACCGGCTGCGCGAACTGGCCGTCTCCGACGACGGGTCCACCGTCCGGGTACGGCCCGAACTGGTCGTCGAGATCGCCTACGACGGCCTCCAGCGCTCCCCGCGCTACCCGGCCGGGGTCACCCTCCGGTTCGCCCGCGTCGTACGGCACCGCCCGGACAAGCCCGCCGCCCAGGCCGACACCGTCGACCGGGTCCTGGCGGGCCCTCAGTCACGCGTCGTGTAG
- a CDS encoding leucine-rich repeat domain-containing protein, whose translation MESGRAVESGRAVEHTLDFWRAGLTEVPDPVWRRTDLRVLILAGNALTSLPPEVGRLRRLTTLDLGHNRLTTLPDSLGHLCHLRELRLRGNAITHLPPSAAELRELRHLDLRENALTEVPRPLARLPLLRRIDLRGNRLGGLPDWLARLPSLERLDLRWNGIDPSLPLVAELERRGCFVLV comes from the coding sequence GTGGAGAGCGGGAGGGCCGTGGAGAGCGGGAGGGCCGTGGAGCACACACTGGACTTCTGGCGCGCGGGGCTCACGGAGGTGCCCGACCCGGTCTGGCGGCGGACCGACCTGCGGGTGCTGATCCTCGCGGGCAACGCGCTCACCTCCCTCCCGCCGGAGGTCGGGCGGCTGCGCCGGCTGACCACCCTGGACCTCGGGCACAACCGGCTCACCACGCTCCCTGACTCGCTCGGCCACCTTTGCCACCTGCGGGAACTCCGGCTCCGGGGGAACGCGATCACGCACCTGCCGCCGTCCGCCGCCGAACTGCGCGAACTCCGCCACCTCGACCTGCGCGAGAACGCCCTGACCGAGGTGCCGCGGCCGCTGGCCCGCCTCCCGCTGCTCCGCCGGATCGACCTGCGGGGCAACCGCCTCGGCGGCCTTCCGGACTGGCTCGCCCGCCTGCCCTCACTGGAGAGGCTGGACCTGCGGTGGAACGGGATCGACCCCTCCCTGCCGCTAGTGGCCGAACTCGAACGCCGGGGATGCTTCGTCCTGGTGTGA
- a CDS encoding roadblock/LC7 domain-containing protein, whose product MALDKELDWLLDDLTKRIARIRHALVLSNDGLVTAASSDLDREDAERLAAVASGLHSLARGAGRHFRAGEARQTMVEFDDALLFVTAAGDGSCLCVFSAAEADVGQVAYEMTLLVNRVGEHLAVASRRPGTRGPA is encoded by the coding sequence ATGGCACTCGACAAGGAACTCGACTGGCTCCTGGACGATCTGACCAAGCGCATCGCCCGCATACGTCACGCCCTGGTGCTGTCGAACGACGGACTCGTCACCGCCGCCAGCAGCGACCTCGACCGGGAGGACGCCGAACGCCTCGCCGCTGTCGCGTCGGGTCTGCACAGCCTCGCCCGGGGTGCCGGGCGCCACTTCCGCGCGGGGGAGGCGCGCCAGACCATGGTGGAGTTCGACGACGCGCTGCTCTTCGTCACCGCCGCCGGCGACGGCAGCTGCCTGTGCGTGTTCAGCGCCGCCGAGGCGGACGTCGGCCAGGTCGCGTACGAGATGACGCTGCTGGTCAACCGCGTCGGGGAGCACCTGGCGGTGGCCTCGCGCCGTCCGGGTACCCGGGGACCGGCCTAG
- a CDS encoding sensor histidine kinase: protein MTTSTRPAGEVGRQDAFFHPALFYGTPQEYLDGLGAFVRDALDDGQPVLVAVPRWRLPMLRDALGDGREHVTWVDMTEAGRNPGRILSMLQEFADRRGPSTPVSIVGEPIWVGRTPGETWEATRHEALINLAFQGRRASILCPYDTALPGDVLAQAYRTHPVVGSPGAYRASSRYTDPHDVCRDCDVPLPEPADAVVVPFGERDLAATRDEAGDWAAAAGLSPARRTDWLLAVSEAVSNSVRHGGGEGTLRMWRANGGLVAEISDRGRLDNPLTGRRRPDPCAPTGGRGVWIMHQLCDLVEVRATDRRLVLRLHMGLE, encoded by the coding sequence ATGACGACCTCGACGCGACCGGCCGGCGAAGTCGGCCGGCAGGACGCCTTCTTCCACCCGGCGCTGTTCTACGGGACGCCGCAGGAGTACCTCGACGGCCTCGGGGCCTTCGTGCGGGACGCCCTCGACGACGGGCAGCCCGTGCTGGTCGCCGTGCCCAGGTGGCGGCTCCCGATGCTGCGGGACGCCCTCGGCGACGGCCGCGAGCACGTCACCTGGGTGGACATGACCGAGGCGGGGCGCAACCCGGGGCGGATCCTGTCGATGCTGCAGGAGTTCGCCGACCGCCGGGGCCCGTCCACGCCGGTGTCCATCGTGGGGGAGCCGATCTGGGTCGGCCGCACACCGGGGGAGACGTGGGAGGCGACCCGTCACGAGGCGCTCATCAACCTCGCCTTCCAGGGGCGCCGGGCCAGCATCCTGTGCCCCTACGACACGGCGCTGCCCGGGGACGTGCTGGCGCAGGCGTACCGCACCCACCCGGTCGTCGGCTCCCCGGGGGCCTACCGCGCCAGCTCCCGCTACACCGACCCGCACGACGTCTGCCGCGACTGCGACGTCCCGCTGCCCGAACCGGCCGACGCCGTCGTCGTCCCGTTCGGCGAGCGGGACCTGGCGGCCACGCGTGACGAGGCCGGCGACTGGGCGGCGGCGGCCGGCCTGTCGCCGGCGCGCCGCACGGACTGGCTCCTCGCCGTCAGCGAGGCGGTCAGCAACTCGGTGCGCCACGGCGGCGGCGAGGGCACCCTGCGCATGTGGAGGGCGAACGGCGGGCTCGTCGCGGAGATCAGCGACCGGGGCCGCCTGGACAACCCCCTCACGGGTCGCCGCCGCCCCGACCCCTGCGCCCCGACCGGCGGCCGGGGAGTGTGGATCATGCACCAGCTGTGCGATCTGGTGGAGGTCCGCGCGACGGACCGGCGACTCGTCCTGCGCCTGCACATGGGCCTGGAGTGA
- a CDS encoding MEDS domain-containing protein — MVMAPGAAVLPARAPATGHHSSVVFSDDRQWAEHLCGFVRSGLDQGEQVRYFADTTEPGRVLRTLTDAGIDAAAAVTRGQLSVSIAVQTYLTGAVFDPDAMIGLWHDAIEAASAQGHRGLRAIGEMSWGGRDVAGADRLLEYELRVHHEVFEQWPLTAWCFYDRRLLPDAHVALLAGAHTAHRGDLLAEPTLRVTPLTDRPGFLMSGSAGYDTRSAVAAAAAAVRGASAHRVELDLAALRHLDAASLATLAGAAAGQPGGPALRVRQPPPALRRLLELFPALDSVVEVVDR; from the coding sequence ATGGTGATGGCTCCCGGAGCGGCCGTTCTCCCCGCGCGGGCGCCGGCGACGGGACACCACTCCAGCGTGGTCTTCTCCGACGACCGGCAGTGGGCGGAGCACCTCTGCGGCTTCGTCCGCAGCGGCCTGGACCAGGGCGAGCAGGTGCGGTACTTCGCGGACACCACCGAGCCCGGGCGGGTCCTGCGCACGCTCACCGACGCCGGGATCGACGCCGCGGCCGCCGTCACCCGCGGGCAGCTCTCCGTGTCGATCGCCGTGCAGACCTACCTCACCGGCGCCGTGTTCGACCCGGACGCGATGATCGGCCTGTGGCACGACGCGATCGAGGCGGCCTCCGCGCAGGGCCACCGGGGGTTGCGGGCGATCGGCGAGATGTCCTGGGGCGGGCGGGACGTGGCCGGCGCCGACCGGCTCCTGGAGTACGAACTGCGGGTCCACCACGAGGTCTTCGAGCAGTGGCCGCTGACGGCCTGGTGCTTCTACGACCGCCGCCTGCTGCCCGACGCCCACGTGGCCCTCCTGGCGGGCGCCCACACGGCCCACCGGGGCGACCTTCTCGCCGAGCCGACGCTCAGGGTGACCCCGCTGACCGACCGCCCCGGCTTCCTGATGTCCGGCTCGGCCGGGTATGACACGAGGAGCGCCGTGGCCGCCGCGGCCGCGGCCGTCAGGGGCGCGTCGGCGCACCGGGTGGAGCTGGACCTCGCCGCCCTGCGCCACCTGGACGCGGCCTCCCTCGCCACCCTGGCCGGCGCCGCCGCGGGGCAGCCCGGCGGTCCGGCGCTGCGCGTCCGGCAGCCGCCCCCGGCCCTGCGGCGGCTGCTGGAACTGTTCCCCGCACTCGACTCCGTGGTGGAGGTCGTGGACCGATGA
- a CDS encoding DNA topoisomerase IB, which yields MRFHHSRPVDPGYTRVRHGRGFRYLDAQGRPLRDPAELDRVRALVIPPAWRDVWICARPNGHLQAVGTDTAGRRQYLYHPRFRAEQEQAKHEHVLDVAEVLPAVREAVEGHLSGRGLTRERVLATAVRLLDLGFFRIGSDRYTELNSSYGLTTLLREHSRCQSGAVLFTYTGKHGKEIVQTVADPAVCRNLTALLRRRGGGDRLLAYWERPSWHDVTGADVNAYLKEIAGLEITAKDFRTWHATVMAAVALAVSQPVARSESARRRAIARACREVSGYLGNTPAVCRASYINPRVIELYEEGVTVAAALPRLGAEGAFGVPATQGPVERAVLRMLRTGRPPRAD from the coding sequence TTGCGTTTCCACCACAGTCGTCCCGTCGACCCCGGTTACACCCGCGTCCGCCACGGGCGCGGCTTCCGCTACCTCGACGCCCAGGGCCGGCCCCTGCGCGACCCCGCCGAGCTGGACCGCGTCCGCGCCCTGGTCATCCCGCCCGCCTGGCGCGACGTGTGGATCTGCGCCCGCCCCAACGGGCACCTCCAGGCCGTCGGCACCGACACGGCCGGCCGCCGCCAGTACCTGTACCACCCCCGGTTCCGCGCCGAGCAGGAGCAGGCCAAGCACGAGCACGTCCTCGACGTCGCCGAGGTCCTGCCCGCCGTGCGGGAGGCCGTCGAGGGCCACCTGAGCGGCCGCGGCCTGACCCGGGAACGGGTCCTGGCCACCGCCGTGCGCCTGCTCGACCTGGGCTTCTTCCGCATCGGCAGCGACCGCTACACGGAACTCAACAGCAGCTACGGCCTCACCACGCTGCTGCGCGAGCACTCCCGCTGCCAGAGCGGCGCCGTCCTCTTCACGTACACCGGCAAGCACGGCAAGGAGATCGTCCAGACCGTCGCCGACCCCGCCGTCTGCCGCAACCTCACCGCGCTGCTCCGCCGCCGGGGCGGCGGCGACCGGCTCCTCGCCTACTGGGAGCGGCCCTCCTGGCACGACGTGACCGGCGCCGACGTCAACGCGTACCTGAAGGAGATCGCCGGCCTGGAGATCACCGCCAAGGACTTCCGCACCTGGCACGCCACGGTCATGGCCGCCGTGGCGCTGGCCGTCTCGCAGCCCGTCGCCCGCAGCGAGAGCGCCCGGCGCCGCGCCATCGCCCGCGCGTGCCGCGAGGTCTCCGGGTACCTCGGCAACACCCCGGCGGTCTGCCGGGCCTCCTACATCAACCCGCGGGTGATCGAACTGTACGAGGAGGGCGTCACGGTCGCCGCCGCCCTGCCGCGCCTGGGCGCCGAGGGCGCGTTCGGCGTCCCCGCCACGCAGGGCCCCGTCGAGCGGGCGGTGCTGCGGATGCTGCGGACCGGACGCCCCCCGCGGGCCGACTGA
- a CDS encoding VOC family protein — protein sequence MTVSKRSVLVLDCSEPEALAEFYAGLLGADVRRGADPDFVEVVGHDGVELAIRRDHGYAPPSWPRPDDSQQAHLHILLAEADMDEAEREAVALGARPVDTKENSGPRDVRLYADPAGHSFALVAREGRSAT from the coding sequence ATGACGGTATCGAAGAGAAGCGTCCTGGTCCTCGACTGCTCCGAGCCCGAGGCGCTGGCGGAGTTCTACGCCGGCCTGCTCGGCGCCGACGTGCGGCGCGGCGCCGACCCCGACTTCGTGGAGGTCGTCGGCCACGACGGCGTGGAACTGGCGATCCGGCGGGACCACGGGTACGCCCCGCCGAGCTGGCCGCGTCCGGACGACTCGCAGCAGGCGCACCTCCACATCCTGCTCGCCGAGGCCGACATGGACGAGGCGGAGCGGGAGGCGGTCGCCCTGGGGGCGCGGCCGGTGGACACGAAGGAGAACTCGGGGCCCCGCGACGTGCGCCTGTACGCCGATCCGGCGGGCCACTCCTTCGCCCTCGTGGCACGGGAGGGCCGCTCCGCCACCTGA
- a CDS encoding HemK2/MTQ2 family protein methyltransferase: MPSLLDTGRSAGALLLAPGVYAPQSDTFLLRDAIEREDLPPGAEVLDVGTGSGALALAAARRGARVTAVDRSWRAVITARLHAAVARQRVRVLHGDLLEPASDRRFDLIVCNPPYVPSPHGRPPRRGAAVAWDAGHDGRAVLDRVCDGAADLLRPSGALLLVHSALSGVAPTIERLERAGLAAAVVERSSVPFGPVLRSRSDWLERRGLIAPGQEKEELVIIRAHRP, from the coding sequence ATGCCGAGCCTGCTGGACACCGGTCGGAGCGCCGGAGCACTGCTCCTCGCCCCGGGGGTCTACGCGCCGCAGTCCGACACGTTCCTCCTCCGGGACGCCATCGAACGGGAGGACCTGCCGCCCGGCGCGGAGGTCCTCGACGTGGGCACCGGGAGCGGGGCCCTCGCACTCGCCGCGGCGCGGCGCGGCGCCCGGGTGACCGCGGTCGACCGCTCGTGGCGCGCCGTGATCACGGCCCGGCTGCACGCGGCGGTCGCCCGGCAGCGGGTCCGCGTCCTCCACGGCGACCTGCTGGAGCCCGCCTCGGACCGCCGCTTCGACCTGATCGTGTGCAATCCGCCGTACGTCCCCTCGCCGCACGGGCGGCCGCCCCGGCGGGGCGCCGCCGTCGCCTGGGACGCGGGCCACGACGGCCGGGCGGTGCTCGACCGGGTCTGCGACGGCGCGGCCGACCTGCTGCGGCCCTCGGGCGCCCTGCTGCTGGTGCACTCGGCGCTGAGCGGTGTCGCGCCCACCATCGAGCGGCTGGAGCGGGCGGGGCTGGCGGCCGCCGTCGTCGAGCGCAGCTCCGTGCCCTTCGGCCCCGTACTGCGCTCGCGCTCCGACTGGCTGGAGCGCCGGGGTCTGATCGCCCCCGGCCAGGAGAAGGAAGAGCTGGTGATCATCCGTGCCCACCGACCCTGA
- a CDS encoding CDGSH iron-sulfur domain-containing protein, with protein MPTDPEERPGAGPCRVTVTKEGPLLLDGPVEVALDDGTVVRSDRFTVALCTCRRSRAYPWCDTSHRRRTKR; from the coding sequence GTGCCCACCGACCCTGAGGAGCGCCCGGGCGCCGGCCCCTGCCGCGTCACGGTGACCAAGGAGGGGCCGCTGCTGCTCGACGGCCCGGTCGAGGTCGCCCTGGACGACGGGACCGTCGTGCGGTCCGACCGGTTCACCGTGGCGCTGTGCACCTGCCGCCGCAGCCGCGCCTACCCCTGGTGCGACACCAGCCACCGCCGACGTACGAAGAGGTGA
- a CDS encoding iron-containing redox enzyme family protein, which yields MQDRIPPVDDALRGELPPARGEVSEGVLTALRGPVGGPVPGPAAVRGADPLGDDLQLALYLCYELHYQGFHGVAPEWEWDPGLLALRRAVEERFLGELRARTEGRPDVYDALDELLVEPVDGEGVSHFLRDKGELWHLREYAAQRSLYHLKEADPHAWVIPRLHGRAKAAFVAVEYDEFGGGRPERMHARLFADLMTDLGLDTRYGRYLDHAPAEMLANVTLMSLLGLHRAHRGALVGHFATVEVTSSPGSRRLAEAMRRTGAGPAAEHFYAEHVTADAVHEQIVRRDVIGGLLADEPGLAPDVAFGIAATVHLEDLLGERLLRSWSEGATSLRKPL from the coding sequence ATGCAGGACCGGATCCCCCCGGTGGACGACGCCCTCCGGGGCGAGCTGCCGCCCGCGCGCGGAGAGGTGTCCGAGGGGGTGCTGACCGCCCTGCGCGGCCCGGTGGGCGGTCCGGTGCCCGGCCCCGCGGCCGTGCGCGGCGCCGACCCCCTGGGCGACGACCTCCAGCTGGCCCTCTACCTCTGCTACGAGCTGCACTACCAGGGCTTCCACGGCGTCGCCCCGGAATGGGAGTGGGACCCGGGGCTGCTCGCGCTGCGCCGGGCGGTGGAGGAGCGCTTCCTCGGCGAGCTGCGCGCCCGGACGGAGGGCCGGCCGGACGTGTACGACGCGCTCGACGAACTGCTCGTGGAGCCCGTCGACGGCGAGGGCGTCTCGCACTTCCTGCGGGACAAGGGCGAGCTGTGGCACCTGCGGGAGTACGCCGCCCAGCGCTCCCTGTACCACCTCAAGGAGGCCGATCCGCACGCGTGGGTCATCCCCCGGCTGCACGGGAGGGCCAAGGCGGCGTTCGTGGCCGTCGAGTACGACGAGTTCGGAGGGGGCCGGCCCGAGCGGATGCACGCGCGGCTCTTCGCCGACCTGATGACCGACCTGGGGCTCGACACCCGGTACGGCCGCTACCTCGACCACGCCCCCGCGGAGATGCTGGCGAACGTCACCCTCATGTCCCTCCTCGGCCTGCACCGCGCCCACCGGGGCGCCCTGGTGGGGCACTTCGCCACCGTCGAGGTGACCTCGTCGCCCGGGTCCCGCCGGCTCGCCGAGGCCATGCGCCGCACCGGGGCGGGCCCGGCGGCGGAGCACTTCTACGCCGAGCACGTGACGGCCGACGCGGTGCACGAGCAGATCGTCCGCCGGGACGTCATCGGCGGGCTGCTGGCCGACGAGCCCGGGCTCGCCCCCGACGTGGCCTTCGGCATCGCCGCCACCGTCCACCTGGAGGACCTCCTGGGCGAGCGCCTGCTGCGCTCCTGGTCCGAGGGCGCCACGAGCCTGAGGAAGCCCCTGTGA
- a CDS encoding glycoside hydrolase domain-containing protein — translation MPKHRLSRKNRYIALAATGVAVVVGAGVAAQTSMAAPAWPAQKTYTGRAFDTCTAPSLTAMKAWKQNAYYGGVAVYVGGKNRGCAQPNLTRSWVKSVHTLGWRVIPLYVGAQPPCQKSRNKERFTAATAASVGVSNANDAVAKASALGMRPGSPIYLNMESYDITDKACNDATLAYVRSFTKTLRAKTYRAGLYGFSSSSAKAIATAKDRTDLPGNLWYALWNGRETTTADWPWDPKLYTGHSRGHQYKAESRETRRGHTLTVDRNAWDAPVAIIG, via the coding sequence ATGCCGAAGCACAGGTTGTCCAGGAAGAACCGTTACATCGCGCTGGCGGCGACGGGTGTCGCCGTCGTGGTCGGCGCCGGGGTCGCGGCGCAGACCTCGATGGCCGCCCCGGCGTGGCCGGCGCAGAAGACCTACACGGGCCGCGCGTTCGACACCTGCACGGCGCCCTCGCTCACCGCGATGAAGGCGTGGAAGCAGAACGCCTACTACGGCGGCGTCGCGGTCTACGTCGGCGGCAAGAACCGCGGCTGCGCCCAGCCGAACCTGACCAGGTCGTGGGTGAAGTCGGTCCACACGCTCGGCTGGCGGGTCATCCCCCTGTACGTCGGCGCCCAGCCGCCCTGCCAGAAGAGCAGGAACAAGGAGAGGTTCACCGCGGCCACCGCGGCCTCGGTCGGGGTGAGCAACGCCAACGACGCGGTCGCCAAGGCGTCGGCGCTCGGCATGCGGCCCGGCAGCCCGATCTACCTCAACATGGAGTCGTACGACATCACCGACAAGGCGTGCAACGACGCCACCCTCGCCTACGTGCGGTCCTTCACCAAGACCCTGCGCGCCAAGACCTACCGCGCCGGCCTCTACGGCTTCAGCAGCTCCAGCGCCAAGGCGATCGCCACCGCCAAGGACCGCACGGACCTGCCGGGGAACCTCTGGTACGCGCTGTGGAACGGCCGGGAGACCACCACCGCGGACTGGCCCTGGGACCCCAAGCTGTACACCGGCCACAGCCGCGGCCACCAGTACAAGGCCGAGAGCAGGGAGACCCGCCGCGGTCACACCCTCACCGTCGACCGCAACGCCTGGGACGCCCCGGTCGCCATCATCGGCTGA
- a CDS encoding lycopene cyclase family protein — MIVGGGASGLSLAHHLARAGGVAVTVVEAPDGPLRPAERTWCYWEEGPGEFGDAVVASWSRLRVHGPDGGAVTVDPAPLRYRMLRSGPFEALVRSGLARRPGTRLVRATAHEVRDGAGGAEVRCTAPGGRPLVLRARYAFDSRPPRRLPPARTTLLQHFRGWFVRTAAPCFDPGVADLMDFRVPQPRHGLAFGYVLPLAPDRALVEYTEFSRAPLATAAYEAALRHYTGEVLRLGALSVESAEQGVIPMTDARFPRRVGRAVYRIGAAGGATRPSTGYTFAAVQRQSRRTARALAEGGEIVPPPHGRRALAVDAVLLRALDTGRVDGPEFFTGLFRRVPAERLLRFLDGATSPWEEFGIGLRTPVGPMLRTAAELPFLRRRTPTGSGEDPL; from the coding sequence GTGATCGTGGGCGGCGGGGCCTCCGGGCTGAGCCTGGCGCACCACCTGGCCCGCGCCGGGGGCGTCGCGGTCACCGTGGTGGAGGCGCCGGACGGCCCGCTGCGCCCCGCGGAACGCACCTGGTGCTACTGGGAGGAGGGGCCGGGCGAGTTCGGCGACGCGGTCGTCGCCTCCTGGTCCCGGCTGCGGGTGCACGGCCCGGACGGCGGCGCGGTCACCGTGGACCCGGCGCCGCTGCGCTACCGGATGCTGCGCTCGGGGCCCTTCGAGGCGCTGGTGCGCTCCGGCCTGGCCCGCCGGCCGGGGACGCGCCTCGTCCGCGCGACGGCGCACGAGGTGCGGGACGGGGCGGGCGGGGCGGAGGTGCGCTGCACCGCGCCCGGCGGCCGTCCGCTGGTCCTGCGGGCGCGGTACGCCTTCGACTCCCGGCCGCCGCGCCGGCTGCCGCCCGCCCGCACCACGCTCCTGCAGCACTTCCGCGGCTGGTTCGTGCGCACCGCCGCCCCGTGCTTCGACCCGGGCGTGGCGGACCTGATGGACTTCCGCGTCCCGCAGCCGCGCCACGGCCTCGCGTTCGGCTACGTGCTGCCGCTGGCGCCCGACCGGGCGCTCGTCGAGTACACGGAGTTCTCCCGCGCCCCGCTCGCCACCGCCGCGTACGAGGCGGCGCTGCGCCACTACACCGGCGAGGTCCTGCGGCTGGGCGCCCTGTCGGTGGAGTCGGCCGAGCAGGGGGTCATCCCCATGACCGACGCGCGTTTCCCCCGCCGCGTCGGGCGGGCCGTGTACCGCATCGGCGCGGCGGGCGGCGCGACCCGGCCGTCGACCGGCTACACCTTCGCCGCCGTGCAGCGGCAGAGCCGGCGGACGGCCCGCGCGCTGGCCGAGGGGGGCGAGATCGTGCCGCCCCCGCACGGCCGGCGGGCGCTCGCCGTGGACGCGGTGCTGCTGCGCGCGCTGGACACCGGCCGGGTGGACGGGCCGGAGTTCTTCACCGGCCTGTTCCGCCGCGTCCCGGCCGAGCGCCTGCTGCGCTTCCTCGACGGGGCGACCTCCCCGTGGGAGGAGTTCGGCATCGGCCTGCGCACCCCCGTCGGCCCCATGCTCCGCACCGCCGCCGAACTGCCCTTCCTGCGGCGCCGCACCCCCACCGGATCCGGAGAGGACCCCCTGTGA